One Cynocephalus volans isolate mCynVol1 chromosome 7, mCynVol1.pri, whole genome shotgun sequence genomic region harbors:
- the ZSWIM8 gene encoding zinc finger SWIM domain-containing protein 8 isoform X3 has protein sequence MELMFAEWEDGERFSFEDSDRFEEDSLCSFISEAESLCQNWRGWRKQSAGPNSPTGGGGGGGSGGSRMRDGLVIPLVELSAKQVAFHIPFEVVEKVYPPVPEQLQLRIAFWSFPENEEDIRLYSCLANGSADEFQRGDQLFRMRAVKDPLQIGFHLSATVVPPQMVPPKGAYNVAVMFDRCRVTSCSCTCGAGAKWCTHVVALCLFRIHNASAVCLRAPVSESLSRLQRDQLQKFAQYLISELPQQILPTAQRLLDELLSSQSTAINTVCGAPDPTAGPSASDQSTWYLDESTLTDNIKKTLHKFCGPSPVVFSDVNSMYLSSTEPPAAAEWACLLRPLRGREPEGVWNLLSIVREMFKRRDSNAAPLLEILTDQCLTYEQITGWWYSVRTSASHSSASGHTGRSNGQSEVAAHACASMCDEMVTLWRLAVLDPALSPQRRRELCAQLRQWQLKVIENVKRGQHKKTLERLFPGFRPAVEACYFNWEEAYPLPGVTYSGTDRKLALCWARTLPPRPGAPRCGGLEESRDRPRPLPAEPAVRPKESGAKRKGLGEAVPLSQRGPRRLSAEGGDKALNKMGPGGGKAKSLGGAGSGGKGSAGGGNKRRLSSEDSSLEPDLAEMSLDDSSLALGAEASTFGGFPESPPPCPPPGGSRGPSTFLPEPPDTYEEDGGVYFSEGPEPPTASAGPPGLLPGEICTRDDLPSTDESGNGLPQTKEAVPAVGEEEDDDYQAYYLNAQDGAGGEEEKAEGGTGEEHDLFAGLKPLEQESRMEVLFACAEALHAHGYSSEASRLTVELAQDLLANPPDLKVEPPPAKGKKNKVSTSRQTWVATNTLTKAAFLLTVLSERPEHHNLAFRVGMFALELQRPPASTKALEVKLAYQESEVAALLKKIPLGPSEMSTMRCRAEELREGTLCDYRPVLPLMLASFIFDVLCAPVVSPTGSRPPSRNWNNEMPGDEELGFEAAVAALGMKTTVSEAEHPLLCEGTRREKGDLALALMITYKDDQAKLKKILDKLLDRESQTHKPQTLSSFYSSSRPATASQRSPSKHGGPSAPGALQPLTSGSAGPAQPGSVAGAGPGPTEGFTEKNVPESSPHSPCEGLPSEAALTPRPEGKVPSRLALGSRGGYNGRGWGSPGRPKKKHTGMASIDSSAPETTSDSSPTLSRRPLRGGWAPTSWGRGQDSDSISSSSSDSLGSSSSSGSRRASASGGARAKTVEVGRYKGRRPESHAPHVPNQPSEAAAHFYFELAKTVLIKAGGNSSTSIFTHPSSSGGHQGPHRNLHLCAFEIGLYALGLHNFVSPNWLSRTYSSHVSWITGQAMEIGSAALTILVECWDGHLTPPEVASLADRASRARDSNMVRAAAELALSCLPHAHALNPNEIQRALVQCKEQDNLMLEKACMAVEEAAKGGGVYPEVLFEVAHQWFWLYEQTAGGSSTAREGATSCSANGIRAVGEAGRGLPEGRGGPGTEPVTVAAAAVTAAATVVPVISVGSSLYPGPGLGHGHSPGLHPYTALQPHLPCSPQYLTHPAHPAHPMPHMPRPAVFPVPSSAYPQGVHPAFLGAQYPYSVTPPSLAATAVSFPVPSMAPITVHPYHTEPGLPLPTSVACELWGQGAVSSVHPASTFPAIQGASLPALTTQPSPLVSGGFPPPEEETHSQPVNPHSLHHLHAAYRVGMLALEMLGRRAHNDHPNNFSRCPPYTDDVKWLLGLAAKLGVNYVHQFCVGAAKGVLSPFVLQEIVMETLQRLSPAHAHNHLRAPAFHQLVQRCQQAYMQYIHHRLIHLTPADYDDFVNAIRSARSAFCLTPMGMMQFNDILQNLKRSKQTKELWQRVSLEMTTFSP, from the exons ATGGAGCTGATGTTCGCGGAGTGGGAGGACGGAGAGCGCTTCTCATTCGAGGATTCGGACCGCTTTGAGGAGGATTCACTCTGTTCCTTCATTTCCGAGGCCGAGAGCCTCTGCCAGAACTGGCGGGGATGGCGCAAACAGTCAGCGGGGCCCAATTCCCCCACTGGCGGCGGTGGCGGAGGTGGCAGTGGCGGTAGCAGGATGAGAG ATGGACTGGTGATCCCATTGGTAGAGCTGTCAGCAAAGCAGGTGGCATTTCACATCCCCTTTGAAGTGGTGGAGAAAGTTTACCCCCCAGTGCCTGAGCAGCTACAGCTCCGAATTGCTTTTTGGAGCTTCCCTGAGAATGAAGAGGACATCCG GCTATATTCGTGCCTGGCCAATGGCAGTGCAGATGAGTTCCAGCGAGGAGATCAGCTATTCCGCATGAGGGCAGTGAAGGACCCACTGCAGATAG GGTTTCACCTGAGTGCTACAGTGGTGCCACCTCAGATGGTCCCCCCAAAAGGGGCTTACAACGTGGCTGTGATGTTTGACCGCTGCCGGGTCACTTCCTGCAGCTGTACCTGTGGGGCTGGGGCCAAATGGTGCACCCACGTCGTGGCACTCTGTCTCTTCCGCATCCACAAC GCTTCCGCAGTCTGCCTGCGGGCCCCAGTCTCAGAGTCCCTGTCTCGGCTACAGAGGGACCAGCTGCAGAAGTTTGCTCAGTACCTCATCAGTGAGCTCCCTCAGCAG ATCCTCCCCACAGCCCAGCGTCTCCTGGATGAACTCCTCTCCTCCCAGTCAACAGCCATCAATACAGTGTGTGGAGCCCCAG ACCCCACAGCAGGGCCCTCAGCCTCGGACCAGAGTACTTGGTATTTGGATGAATCAACACTCACCGACAACATCAAGAAGACACTACACAAGTTCTGTGGCCCCTCCCCTGTGGTCTTCAG TGATGTGAACTCCATGTATCTGTCTTCCACGGAGCCTCCAGCCGCTGCTGAATGGGCGTGTCTGCTGCGCCCTCTGAGGGGCCGCGAGCCAGAGGGTGTCTGGAACCTGCTTAGCATTGTGCGGGAGATGTTCAAGCGGAGGGACAGCAATGCTGCCCCCTTGTTGGAAATCCTCACTGATCAGTGCCTCACCTATGAACAG ATAACAGGTTGGTGGTACAGCGTGCGCACCTCAGCCTCACACAGCAGTGCCAGTGGGCATACAGGCCGTAGCAATGGGCAGTCAGAGGTGGCAGCCCATGCATGTGCCAGCATGTGTGACGAGATGGTCACACTGTGGAGACTGGCTGTGCTGGACCCTGCACTCAGCCCCCAGCG CCGCCGTGAGCTATGCGCACAGCTCCGCCAGTGGCAACTGAAGGTGATTGAGAATGTAAAGCGAGGACAACACAAAAAGACCCTGGAGCGGCTCTTCCCTGGCTTCCGGCCTGCAGTGGAGGCCTGCTACTTTAACTGGGAAGAGGCCTACCCCCTTCCGGGTGTCACCTACAGTGGCACTGACCGGAAGctggcactgtgctgggcccGGACCCTGCCCCCTCGGCCAGGAGCCCCCCGCTGTGGGGGCTTGGAAGAATCCCGGGACCGGCCCCGACCTCTTCCTGCTGAGCCAGCTGTGCGGCCTAAGGAGTCTGGGGCCAAGCGCAAGGGATTGGGTGAGGCGGTCCCCTTGTCACAGCGAGGTCCCCGCCGCCTCTCTGCTGAAGGGGGCGATAAGGCTCTGAATAAGATGGGTCCAGGTGGGGGCAAAGCCAAGTCACTGGGGGGGGCTGGCAGTGGTGGCAAGGGCTCAGCAGGCGGCGGGAACAAGCGACGGCTGAGCAGTGAAGACAGCTCCCTGGAGCCAGATCTGGCGGAGATGAGCCTGGATGACAGCAGCCTGGCCCTGGGTGCAGAGGCCAGCACTTTTGGCGGATTCCCTGAGAGCCCTCCACCCTGTCCTCCCCCTGGTGGCTCCCGAGGCCCTTCCACCTTCCTTCCTGAGCCCCCAGATACTTATGAAGAAGATGGTGGCGTGTACTTCTCAGAGGGGCCTGAGCCTCCCACAGCTTCTGCTGGCCCCCCTGGCCTACTGCCTGGGGAGATCTGTACCCGGGATGACCTCCCTTCCACAGATGAGAGTGGCAATGGGCTCCCCCAAACCAAAGAGGCAGTCCCTGCAGTTGGAGAGGAGGAGGATGATGACTACCAGGCATATTATCTGAATGCCCAGGACGGGGCTGGGGGCGAGGAGGAGAAGGCCGAGGGTGGGACTGGGGAGGAGCACGACCTGTTTGCTGGGCTGAAGCCACTGGAACAGGAGAGCCGCATGGAG GTACTGTTTGCTTGTGCTGAGGCCCTGCATGCGCACGGCTATAGTAGTGAGGCCTCCCGCCTCACTGTGGAACTTGCCCAGGACCTGCTGGCCAACCCACCTGACCTCAAGGTAGAGCCGCCCCCTGCCAAG GGCAAGAAGAACAAGGTATCCACGAGCCGTCAGACCTGGGTGGCTACCAACACCCTGACCAAGGCAGCCTTCCTGTTGACGGTGCTTAGTGAGCGCCCAGAGCACCACAACCTGGCCTTCCGAGTTGGCATGTTTGCCTTGGAGTTACAGCGGCCCCCGGCTTCTACCAAAGCCTTGGAG GTGAAGCTGGCATACCAGGAGTCAGAGGTGGCTGCCCTGCTCAAGAAGATCCCTCTGGGTCCGAGTGAAATGAGTACCATGCGGTGCCGGGCAGAGGAGCTTCGGGAGGGGACACTGTGTGACTATCGGCCTGTGTTGCCCCTCATGTTGGCCAGTTTCATCTTTGACGTTCTCTGTGCTCCAG TGGTTTCTCCCACGGGTTCCCGGCCCCCTAGTCGCAACTGGAACAATGAGATGCCTGGGGATGAGGAACTGGGATTTGAAGCAGCAGTTGCTGCCTTAG GCATGAAGACAACAGTAAGTGAAGCAGAACATCCCCTCCTATGTGAAGGCACACGTCGGGAGAAGGGTGACCTGGCATTAGCACTAATGATCACTTACAAGGACGACCAGGCCAAGCTCAAGAAG ATCTTAGACAAACTCTTGGACCGAGAGAGCCAGACTCACAAGCCGCAGACACTGAGTTCTTTCTACTCATCTAGCCGCCCAGCCACAGCTAGCCAGAGGTCTCCTTCAAAACACGGGGGCCCATCTGCCCCAGGGGCCCTTCAACCACTGACCTCAGGCTCTGCAGGGcctgctcagccagggagtgtgGCAGGGGCTGGGCCAGGTCCCACTGAGGGCTTCACAGAGAAGAATGTGCCTG AGAGTTCCCCACATTCCCCCTGTGAGGGTCTCCCATCTGAGGCAGCCTTGACCCCAAGGCCGGAGGGGAAGGTTCCCAGCCGCCTGGCACTTGGCAGTCGTGGAGGCTACAATGGACGGGGCTGGGGCTCCCCAGGGCGGCCTAAGAAGAAGCACACAG GCATGGCCAGTATTGACAGCAGTGCCCCCGAGACAACATCGGACAGCTCCCCCACCTTAAGCCGGAGGCCCCTTCGAGGGGGCTGGGCCCCCACCTCCTGGGGTCGAGGACAAGACAGTGACAGCATTAGCAGCTCTTCCTCGGACTCCCTGGGCTCCTCATCCTCCAGTGGAAGTCGCCGGGCCAGTGCCAGTGGAGGGGCCCGGGCAAAGACAGTTGAAGTTGGCAG GTACAAGGGCCGCCGCCCCGAGAGTCATGCTCCCCATGTACCCAATCAGCCATCAGAGGCAGCTGCACACTTCTACTTCGAGCTGGCGAAGACAGTGCTGATCAAGGCGGGGGGCAACAGCAGCACTTCAATTTTCACACATCCATCTTCCTCAGGGGGCCACCAGGGTCCTCACCGCAACCTGCACCTTTGCGCCTTCGAGATTGGGCTTTATGCCCTTGGCCTGCACAACTTTGTTTCTCCCAACTGGCTCTCACGTACCTATTCTTCCCACGTTTCCTGGATTACAG GCCAGGCAATGGAGATTGGCAGCGCAGCCCTGACTATACTGGTAGAATGCTGGGATGGGCACCTGACACCCCCTGAGGTTGCATCCCTGGCTGACAGGGCATCTCGTGCACGAGACTCCAATATGGTGAGGGCAGCGGCGGAACTGGCCCTAAGCTGCCTGCCTCATGCCCATGCATTGAACCCCAATGAAATCCAGCGGGCCCTGGTGCAGTGCAAGGAGCAG GATAACCTGATGTTGGAGAAGGCCTGCATGGCAGTGGAAGAGGCGGCTAAGGGTGGGGGCGTGTACCCCGAAGTGTTGTTTGAGGTTGCTCACCAGTGGTTCTGGCTATATGAGCAAACAGCAGGTGGCTCATCCACAGCCCGTGAAGGGGCTACAAGCTGTAGTGCCAATGGGATCAGGGCAGTTGGGGAGGCTGGGCGGGGGCTGCCTGAGGGCAGGGGAGGCCCAGGGACTGAGCCAGTTACAGTGGCAGCGGCAGCAgtgacagcagcagccacagtggTGCCAGTCATctcagtggggtccagtttatatCCGGGTCCAGGACTGGGGCATGGTCACTCCCCTGGCCTGCACCCCTACACTGCTCTACAGCCCCACCTGCCCTGCAGCCCTCAGTACCTCACGCACCCAGCTCACCCCGCCCACCCCATGCCTCATATGCCCCGGCCTGCCGTCTTCCCTGTGCCCAGCTCTGCATACCCACAG GGTGTGCATCCTGCATTCCTGGGGGCTCAGTACCCTTACTCGGTGACTCCTCCCTCACTTGCTGCCACTGCTGTGTCTTTTCCTGTCCCTTCCATGGCACCCATCACAGTACATCCCTACCACACAGAGCCAGGGCTCCCACTGCCCACCAGTGTGGCCTGTGAGTTGTGGGGACAGGGAGCAG TGAGCAGTGTCCATCCAGCATCCACATTTCCAGCCATCCAGGGTGCCTCGCTGCCGGCCCTGACCACACAGCCCAGCCCACTGGTGAGCGGGGGTTTTCCACCACCCGAGGAGGAGACGCACAGTCAACCTGTCAATCCACACAGCCTGCACCATCTGCATGCTGCCTACCGTGTTG GAATGCTGGCACTAGAAATGCTGGGTCGCCGGGCACACAACGATCACCCCAACAACTTCTCCCGCTGCCCCCCCTACACTGATGATGTCAAATGGTTGCTGGGGCTGGCAGCAAAGCTGG gagTGAACTACGTGCACCAGTTCTGTGTGGGGGCAGCCAAGGGGGTGCTGAGCCCGTTTGTGCTGCAGGAGATCGTCATGGAGACGCTGCAGCGGCTGAGCCCTGCTCATGCCCACAACCACCTGCGTGCCCCGGCCTTCCACCAACTGGTGCAGCGCTGCCAGCAGGCTTACATGCAG TACATCCACCACCGCTTGATTCACCTGACCCCTGCCGACTACGACGACTTTGTGAATGCGATTCGCAGTGCCCGCAGCGCCTTCTGCCTGACACCCATGGGCATGATGCAATTCAACGACATCCTGCAGAACCTCAAGCGCAGCAAACAGACCAAGGAGCTGTGGCAGCGGGTCTCACTCGAGATGACCACCTTCTCCCCCTGA